The DNA segment TGGTGTGTTCCTTCGGAATTTCGCAATTcacgaaaggaatacgatgtcaTGTCGCGAATTATTTCTCTGTCTCCTTCTCTCCACTCTCGATCTCTTTCTCTCGGCCAGCTCTTTTTATTTCACGGGTGTATCGTCAAACGTACCGAACTGTCAACCGTCAAAAATTAGAATCGAGAAGCGACCGACCCGGTCTGATTTTCTGTTGACGTGGGAGCATCGTCGGCGAAAGAATTTCGCGGTTGATCGCCGCTAAATTAACTCGGAATTACGCGAAATACGTGTACGGCGTGCTTACAAAGGACTAACGACGTCGAGCGGCGACGAGAACGAATCTAGATGAATTCATGCACGCGCACTCCTTCCGCGAGCGTGAAATTTCTGTTGGCAATTTGAAACAAGGGAAAAGGTCCCACGCAACCGGTACCTATACAATTTCAACAATCCTCGGTGTCCAGGGAGCAACTATTTTCGCCCCGTTCACTCAACCGGGCCACCTCCGGACAAAATGGCGACCATCCTAACGATTAGCATTGCCGTATTAAAGAAAACCTTTTAAATTTCCGTTCGCGAATAATATACCGACTCGCCGGGAACGTCTCGCAGCACACAAAAGCTTCTTGTTATCACCAATTATTGCGTCAACCTTTTAACGGAGAACGCACCTTTACATAGTAAATGGTGGTAGAAATTTGTTGCACTTTTTGACGTGACGTTGTAGAACTCACTGACGAATCTGTAAACACGACTATCTTACGGCGCTACCGTCGAGTTAAAACGACCACCGTACACCACTGACACTACCTACGTTCACGGTGCTTCTAATGCATTCATTCCCTTGATCATTCAATCTCGATCACCACTTTCTATAACTTGTACTTTTACACACTTTTCTTCAGCGGAATCTATTACTTTTTTTTTGAAAAATCCTTCGACGCACCACGAGCATACATTTTTTCCGTTAACTCTTTCCCCGTACATACATATCTTTTTTGCCTGGAAAGTTTTAACGGTACCATAAAATATATATCTATACGTACACAATAGTTTTCCAACCCTCTTTTGTCATTACACATACCACCCTGACTATATTTGTCACCTTTTCCCTTAATATATTCATATATTTAGTATACAAAAAATACGTTTCTTTCAAATGATGTTACattaattgaaatattaattaaaaaatacaaACGTATTAATAATTTTCACGTAACATTATTCCATTGTATAGGAAAAATATAGATATTTTCCAAAATATGTATTGCATGCTGTTGATTTTCTTCagtaatttatttttataaatttcatgtaagtgtacataacattggcgattgcgatttttttttatataatttattttaccGTATACCCATCATTCATGCATTAATCAATAATTTATACATATTGAATGTACATGTTAGGAATAATGACATACGATTTTTATAATAGTAATTCTATGAATTTTATGAAAATTTGACATAATCGTGTCTTACACTATAAGTTCGCTCCAATTGTACGTAATCTTTTTATATCTTTATATCAAAGATATAGAAAGAAGATAAAAAATAGTTGTTTTCTTTTCATTTGTACAACTTGCGTCGTACAAATTTGACTGATtcaataaaatttaaatatcttAATAATGTtagtaaatattaaattaaaacaaGTAATACAACAGCAACCATATATTTATCATAAAAATTTAGATTGCTATCGAACCTTTTAGCAATCTGATAAGTAAACACACAAGGATAACTTTGAACATTACCAAAGAACAATATCTTAAAGAATCAACTGATTCAAAAAGCTAAATTtcctttattatttaaaaatgtttTTCTAGTTGTGGCATATGTTGGAAATTTGTTGGcagttttttttcatttatttgttaAACTGTGCCAGATAAtcgtacttttttttttcttttttttttgaccAGTCTTATAACCCTTAATAAcaagaaaaatacaaaaaaatgtTGAATCTTAAACGTAATTCGAGGCACAAAAACAAAAATACGAATAAGAACAAAACAGTTCTTATAAGATATCAGTACAGTACATATAAAATGGCTGTAGTTAACTATGGAACCATAAAATAATGTATATTTTTAATCGCCGCTAAATTTTCACCAATAGATAAAAAGGGAAATACGATATGCTGCGTATAATTTACAAACGTAAAAATTGAAGAATTAAATTTTATGTGCAAGCCTAATTTCAGGAACGTTAAAGTTTATGTGCATTCGTCTGCTTCTTTAGTTATGGTATTTTTTTTCATGTCACGCTTTTCATCACATTATATGCTTTATACACACAAGATAAATCGTATAATAAGCTATTATAATCAATGCTTCCAATTATTGAATTACAAGATAACGCGATTCATCTTTTCATATTTATCGAACGTTATTACGTGAAAGGGGGCATTCAAATTTGTTGTAGTGCGACACCCTTACATCCCACATACAGGAATATATAATGAGGAAGCTTGGTCGTTATTGAACTATTGTTGTAATATCCTTCAGTGCTGTTTAAGGAGAGAGAAGTATTGCTTAGAACAAAGATTCCATTAAGAAAGAGAAAAATGATTTTGTTTCCACCTATCAAAGGAGAAATTTGGCGATGGACCATTTTAATACCTTCATCATCGCTTAGAACgtgaaatttatatttttaattttaacaACCTCAATGACATGGAAACATCTGTTTAGTCTACCTTCTGAATTTCACTTGTTCCCACTACCACTTCAGAGaatgaaaatttttatttacagCCAAACGTAACTTCTGTACGTGTGATATCGTATGTGAGAGACCGAGATCATTTTCTGTTTTCAGAAGAGATACAtattcgcgatttgaaatgttcATCATAAAGCGAGCCCCTCGAGTTCTTTGATTAGATCAGCTTCTTTCTTGATTTTGTCTAATTGGTTGATTTCTAATTGCTTGCCAGCTATTTGCAGTTCCTTTAGTTTTGAAATCTGTTCTAATTTCTGTTAAGAAAtgagaaatataaaaattaggATCAACCAAATTTATTTTCTTGctataatatttaataacagATTCTTACgcttttaatttttttaattttcttacTCCTCTCTAAGTCGTCGCATTCTGGAACGCTTGTATTTAAACTCGGAGTGTCCGTACTTGTAGTAACTTGTCCATTTGTACTTGGATCACTAAATTGAGAAGATGCGGACGCTTCTAATTCTTTTGTacccttttttgtttttttcttcgtttttgTTGTAGCTATGGCAAAAAAATTACTTGAGAGATAAAGTATCTACACTTTACACGTGTAATTAAATTTATCTTACACTTTGGAGTCTTTTTCTTATCTTTAAACATTTCATCATCGCGTAATTTAAAAGTAATACTTTCTCCTCTTGCCGAAGGCGGTCGATATGCTTGTTTTGATGCTGTGAATAAAAAAATTTACCGTCAATGCACAATATGATAATTGCTATAACAATTTTATGATTATAtcaattattataaataacgTGTACCTTGTGGTTCACTGGGAGCAATACCCTCAACAGCTTTATAACTAATTGGTTTTTCTGGAAATGTTTCAGGTGGAAAAGTTTGCCATAAAACTTCCCAAAGTTCTTCCTGTTCGTTCCACGGCCGTTCATATAATAAAGTCCCAGTATAGTGCCAAATTTTAAATCTACAGAAAAAACATTTAATAGATATAAATTAACTGCCGATTATTAATAGTAAACAGatatacaattttattttaCCCGTTGCCCATTCGAAGTCTAGGTGCCGTAGTTGCGGTCATGAAATGCTCACCATCCGGCGACCACTGAAGAAGTGTTGTATCGGGAGCCTCTGTCTTGGCAATTAATTTCCTGTTACCAACGTCCCACAATTCGATACCACCGCGCAGGTTACCAAATCCAGTTAAAATCAGAAGTGCAAAGtggttaaggagatattgttatCAATAAATAAAAGAGCCAGTCGTATCAGCGCTAATATGTACaaacttatataaaatgaatctTGCTCCGTCTatgtgcatttactttcatttattttaatacgctttcattattttattaacGCTGATACACTCCGCTCCGCTCTGCTACTGCGAATACACTTTAAATACTATACGCCCtgctttcaatttacttttgtCCTAAATGAAATATATTTCGAAATATTTAAAGGATATTATTCCCTTGAGGATTGTAATAAATGCTGTTTCGATGTAGCGAACCGAATTCGAAAATTGGTTCACATTTAAGATTAAATAATGTCGCTTTGGCTGGCATAAAACCGTATACAACACAAAATTCATTATTTTTAGGGGACCATTGTACAGCATGTATAGAACCTTTCTTACCTAATTAAGAAAACGAGAAGGAATTAATATAGTAATATAGTTATTAGTATCAATAAGCGGTAACTTACTAAGCGTAACCATAGCCGTTTCTCCTTTTATACTAAGATAGTGCAAAGTCTGCTTTCCATAATACGATGTTTTATCGACCTCTGTACTCGTCATTAGCAAAACATTTGTTCCACGATTATTCCAATAAATGTTTACTCTGTCAGCCTGAAGATAAAAGTATTAGTATTCTATAATATTCAGGTATGTATAAtctttatattaatatattaccTGGAAAAAACTTTTGTTTGCCACAGCTTGTGTGGATTCAAATTTTGGATATTGGAATACTCTACCAAATGAAGGTTGGTCGGATTTTCCTATAATACAGTAATTAAGATTATAGAAAACAATTAATCACCTATTGTTAACATTGTAGTGGCAACAAGTACAATAccatataattaaaaaatttggTATTTAATGTGGAGAGTATTTATTTTTCTTGTAAAAATATGATATTGGATTTTTATAACAGTTTCAAatatcatttctaagtatcTAAGGAATCGCATGTATTTTGATATGAAAAATAATTACCTGTTAAATGTACTTTACAATTCCCTAAAACTTTATGAAAGTACTTACATATAAAAATGAGCATGCAATAATCAGGAAAATTTTCCATTACTGTTGATCCTGATTTACATATTCATACTTGTATATTTTGCAAAATACCattatatgtattaatattctgTTGTACTTCTTTAAAATATTAAAGTGTTCTACAGATTTAATTGTCTTATAATCTTCATTCCATTTGTGCATTATATGTTTGCCACAACACATACTCGCTTCATAATGAGAGAAACTGAAATAAAAAAGTATTTCATAAAATATGCCAATTTTTATGTAACTTATGCttcaaatatattaataataaacacTTTATATATTTTAATCATCTAAACAGAATTATCAACTATCATTAACATTTTTGTGAATGTCTTTtatcatatatatgatattcattctaTGAAATAAGTACTAATAAAATGGCATACTCTCCACATGTAAGTACCTTGATATATGCATTTGTACAATTTAAAATTAAACAAAGTTCTTAATTACCCGGCATATAACACAGAATGTAATATGGACTATTACTGGGTGATATACTAAATTTAGCAACTTTGGCTACATTTATTCTGTACATAACTTTGTTAAAATTGACATCCTCATACAGAACGACATTTGCACCTACAATTATCGCACAGACTTTTTCATCACTTGTCCACTGAGGCTCCCTGGATAGATACGATATAAATGTAGCTAtataataaacaatttttatcTATCATTTATATTTACTTTTAAAAAATTAGCAGTTCTCAATAATTGCAAATATTATATAGATATTTAAAATGatttaaatattataat comes from the Xylocopa sonorina isolate GNS202 chromosome 1, iyXylSono1_principal, whole genome shotgun sequence genome and includes:
- the Eif2a gene encoding eukaryotic translation initiation factor 2A isoform X2 is translated as MALPVPCVAVRGSIGISLGQGPPSYEPVKSFPKDDSKTCKAMIFSPEGRYFAWVNGMTTKILHCSTWKIVTEIKRPKISAIQFSTQSTYFMTWEPFIATVSNPQGTPNLHIWKSETGELVKSFVQKKQSEWEPQWTSDEKVCAIIVGANVVLYEDVNFNKVMYRINVAKVAKFSISPSNSPYYILCYMPGKSDQPSFGRVFQYPKFESTQAVANKSFFQADRVNIYWNNRGTNVLLMTSTEVDKTSYYGKQTLHYLSIKGETAMVTLSKKGSIHAVQWSPKNNEFCVVYGFMPAKATLFNLKCEPIFEFGSLHRNSIYYNPQGNILILTGFGNLRGGIELWDVGNRKLIAKTEAPDTTLLQWSPDGEHFMTATTAPRLRMGNGFKIWHYTGTLLYERPWNEQEELWEVLWQTFPPETFPEKPISYKAVEGIAPSEPQASKQAYRPPSARGESITFKLRDDEMFKDKKKTPKSTTKTKKKTKKGTKELEASASSQFSDPSTNGQVTTSTDTPSLNTSVPECDDLERSKKIKKIKSVRI
- the Eif2a gene encoding eukaryotic translation initiation factor 2A isoform X1, which codes for MALPVPCVAVRGSIGISLGQGPPSYEPVKSFPKDDSKTCKAMIFSPEGRYFAWVNGMTTKILHCSTWKIVTEIKRPKISAIQFSTQSTYFMTWEPFIATVSNPQGTPNLHIWKSETGELVKSFVQKKQSEWEPQWTSDEKVCAIIVGANVVLYEDVNFNKVMYRINVAKVAKFSISPSNSPYYILCYMPGKSDQPSFGRVFQYPKFESTQAVANKSFFQADRVNIYWNNRGTNVLLMTSTEVDKTSYYGKQTLHYLSIKGETAMVTLSKKGSIHAVQWSPKNNEFCVVYGFMPAKATLFNLKCEPIFEFGSLHRNSIYYNPQGNILILTGFGNLRGGIELWDVGNRKLIAKTEAPDTTLLQWSPDGEHFMTATTAPRLRMGNGFKIWHYTGTLLYERPWNEQEELWEVLWQTFPPETFPEKPISYKAVEGIAPSEPQASKQAYRPPSARGESITFKLRDDEMFKDKKKTPKSTTKTKKKTKKGTKELEASASSQFSDPSTNGQVTTSTDTPSLNTSVPECDDLERSKKIKKIKSKLEQISKLKELQIAGKQLEINQLDKIKKEADLIKELEGLAL